TGCGCGACgagagggaaaaggtgCATAGGAATCGGAGGCATCAACGTTTGCCTCATCGAAGTCAAGACCTCAATCAACCGTATATCCCATCCGCGCGGTATTCAAATCCCTTACAACCTGCTCCAAATGTCACTGCCGCGCAACGGTTCAGAACTTTTATGACAGGCAGGAGCGCTCCTGCTACCCTTCTTGGTGCCCCAGATGCTGTAGACCATTCTAAATcacaagaagaaagcagGTACCGTACTATGGCCGCCCTGTTGATCACTACGAACTCCCTTATGAGCATAGGAAGCCCTATTCTTGCCCATGTTGCGCCTGCGTCCGGGCAAGAGGGAGAGTCTAGTGGAGGTCATCGGAAGATCAGCTGGTATGAAAGCGTAGCAGAAAAGGAGCGGGCTGAACAAGAAAGAgaacagaaggaagaacatGATCTCGGATTgattgatggagaagaggataaCATTCGGGCTATGGAAGAGGGGATGTgtggagggaagaggaaaagaaaaagaacaagGGGTAAAAGAATACAGCGAGAGATGGCAGTTACCAAGCATGTTTCAAACTTAATtcaaaggaagaagtgggtCATAAAACAATATTTGTTATTAAACACTGACATGCGACAGGTTTATTGAGGAACTTGCCAAAGCAGTCGTCAAGTAGGTCAATCTCGATGCCGAATACTTCGCGCTAAAATAAAACTAGTTATGGTGCTCCGGCTCATTCAGTGGAGGCATGGCTAGCCTCAACAGCTGATATTCTTTCCGTCGAGGCATCTTTTGTCTATCTACCGACTGTCCTACTTGTTGCCTTCCGAGACACCGATGTACACTCTACCGATGTCCTTTTCATTCGTCCAAGTGGAGGCCTAGAGCTGTACCGATTATCTCTGGTGCATGAGGTCTACAGAAGAGTGACTCACGATAAAATATCCGCTAGTCAAGGTCGTCGAGCTCTGAAAAGGATCGGGCGCGAGGTGAGTACCTTTCAAAGAGGCAAAAGGCGTGGCTAACAGAATACCTTCATTCAGACCCTTCCCTACTCTCGACTGactctcatcctcacaGCAGCTGTTGCTTCCGCCATCTCTGCCAGAGTGGCCTTCTCCGGATCGTTCATCGACATCCTCATGTCAGGCGCATTGGGGGCCCTTTTCACCTTAGTCCAATTCACAGTATCGAAGGAGAATAGGGTGTTTTCTAATATATTTGAAATTGGAATGGCCGGAATATTGAGTTTTGTAGCTGTAAGTGTTTCTTGCGAAGTTGATCGTGGATGCTGATCATCTTTAGCGTGGACTTGCTTCATCCAAATATTTCTGTTACGAGTCTTTGGCGTCTGTGAGTCGCATATATGTATGTAGTGATGGGCTTCCTCTGATTTTGTCAGGCTTCCATTGTTTTGATCCTTCCAGGGTGGCATATATGTCTGGGAGCTCTTGAACTTGGTTCGAAGAACATCATTGCAGGTGGCATGTGAGTGTCTTGCCTGTGTGTGGCTTTTTTCCCTTGTTAAAAAATCACAGTCGTCTTGTTTGGGCTGTTGTCTacactctcttcctctcgctTGGTCTGGGCATTGGTAGTGAAATTTGGGACTCTTTTGGGCCGCCTCAGCCTGGGAATGACTCAAATAGCTCAGATGCAACGGAGGTGCAGTGCTATCGTGATCCCAATTGGGATTACTGGTGGTACACCGAGCGTATGTTGCGTGACTGGGGAGTCTGAGAAGTAAAGGGAATGCTAATAGCATCAACACAGCCAGCGACTGGTGGCTTTTCCTACTCGTGCCGGTATTTGCATTCTCTCTTGCAGTGTGGTTCCGAGCGGATTGGCGTTCTAAGGATATAGTTGTCATGGTGTTAGTGGCTTGCGCAGGTTATGTTGTCAACTACTTTCTTTCAGGCGTACGTGATTCTGGAATGCCTGCGACAGCGTGTTGACTCAGTGGTCTATGTAGCAAATTTCGCAAATCAACGTTACATCCGCTGTATCGGCCTTCGCCGTTGGGTAAGGAGTCTTTACTTGTGGATCTATGCCTGGTATGCTGACTTTGCGTTTCTATTAGCGTTCTGGGCAACCTTTATTCTCGTCTTGGAAGAGGTTCGGCGTTCCCATCAATGGTTTGCGGTATCCTGCTTCTTGTGCCCAATGCAATCGCGGCCGCCGGTGGACTAGCTACTAACAGCATTGACCAAAGCGACTCGACTAATAGCAATAATGAACAAGAAATCAACACAGCTGTCATTGTTAGCATAAGAATGATTCTCGTGAGTCAGCTCTTATGTCAAAGTCTCCCCATAGGATTCTCGATGATGGCTGATGTATTGCAGGTTGGAGTCGGCCTAGCAGTGGGACTCTTCGCTTCCACGGTCGCCATCTATCCTTTTGGAAAGACAAGGCGTTATATATTTAGTTACTAACGTTTGTCTATTCAGCATCTTTGCATTACTTTTCAGTCTCTGTATTTTTAACATGCTGCTACTTGTGCTGGATAGACTTTGACATTTTTCATAAAAGATAAATATAGATAAATAGATGATGACATTTTCAACGCCtatcttttctttccctttggcTGTGTATCATATAGCGCTTGATGAGATCATTGATGATATTCGTACAATAATTTGACTGGGTATAATAAGGGCAAGGTATCCATGGATGACTAGTAGATGACTACGGGTAAAATCTTTGGTTTTTAACTATTAGTTTATTAAGGGCAGCAAGTTGCACGCTGATGAGCCTTAATAGTATTATTAGCCATCCTCTGAATCTTACAGATTTGGCTATAAATGACTATGCAGGACTTCTTTTCATAATATAATTCCCCAATATACGACTTAAACGGTATTACACGATCTACTGTCCCTGCTCCAAAAAGTTGGGGACATTCTGGTCACCAGGCCTTTGGTACGCTGTTCGGGCTTGCTTTTCCTCGGGTCCTCCAGGGCCTTCGAAATCCTGCGCCTTTGTTTGACTAAGGATAGGATGATCAGCTATCATGCCCAAGGAAGTGACTTCTTAATAACTCACTGCCCAGTTCCGGGGTTAATaccacctccttcttcatcggGAATTGGGGGGTTCTCTCCTCGCTTGGTACCGCCTACTTGGACGGTAGAGCCAGGGAATTGGGCAGTGACCTGTTCGTTAACACCCGAGTCGACAGCTGATAATACAATAGTTAGATACTTATGTCGACCATGCTTCCTCACGAAAGGAGTAACATACTTGAGTCACTCTGTCTGCCAGCACCAGCCTTAGCAGCGTAAGAGTTGATAGCCTGCTCGTTCTGTCTAATTTGTTCGTTGGCGGACATTTTGGTGAGGTTTATGCGCTTGTGCTTTAGATTAATTGATGGTAAGGCTGAATATGTTCgtgatggagagagagagataATACATACTGCCATTGGGCTTATATATGCCTGGAAAATGGAAAATAAAGGTTTTGGGTGGTGCTGGCCGGTCTTTCACGGCGGATTGACGTCAACTGACGTCGATGCGATTGACCACCAAcaaggtggtggaggtgctGCTGCCACCTAATTATGGCGTAGTTGTTATATTATTTGCGATCATACAAAGAAGCTTGTTATGGCTATATACGTAGCAGACAGTTTAATGGCATGTCCTCGGTTGGATATTCACATGCCAACAACAATTTGCCAATCACAACAGTTTGTCATTTTATCTACACTCATTTTGTTAGTCCTTGCTAAAAAGTAGTAGTGCCGTCCGCTTTTCGAAAAATCAAATAAATGTGGAGCCCATGAGGCTGATAAATAATCTTAATAATAACCAAATCTCTCTCTAGTTATTAGTAGCTTCGAGTCTCCAGCCTTTTCTTTGTAATCCGTTTTCCAGCTATCATCGGCGGTAACATCAGCCTTGTTGATTGATGGCAGCCACCAGGTGATATCGATGTGTAGAAATGCTTGAAATAGTAGACGGATGACTAATGATGGTAGCTAAAATTACTATTAGTTGCACAGATCACATTTACATTCTTCAGAGCCCATATCCTGATTAATATACATGCGACGCATTCCCAAGACGAGAAGGCCAGCTTAATTCAGGTCTACATCCTCCAATCCCTCTCCATTACCGTTCGCTTCAGACTCCTCTCGGGGAgccgcagcagcagctgatGCCtgcgccttcttcttcttcttgttctttttcttctgtgACTTTGAGACGGGAGTGCTTTGGCTGCTTCTTGCCGGAGTTGACGCTGTTGGTGTCGCATTCTCGGGAATAATATCAGATTGAGGCTCTGACTCCGCAATTATAGCTTCTTTGGGTTGTTCAATATTTGAAGGTgtatcttcctccttcttggcggGTGAGTGGGAGCTGTTTGCTTTCACAATGTCCTCTGCGGGTCTCGATTCTAAGTCCATGTCCTTCCCAGCTGTTCCATCCTCAACCGGAATTAGTTGCACACTCTCAACGACCTCTGGAAGTACATTTGCTTCCGCCTTTTTTGCGGTTGATTCTTCGGAAAGCGCTTCTTCTGAGGGAGCTGCACGATGCTCAAGAGGCTCAGGATTCTTTGATGGTTCAGTCTGTGGAAGGTCGGCTGCATGGTATTCGGCATCAGGGTGAGTGGCCGTCTCCACATTCTCAATGGGAATAGGCGACGCAATTGACTCTGCGTGGAGATTGCTCGCGCCCCCAGAGACAACGTTTTCAAACTCCTTCACTGCCTCATCGATAGTCTGtgccttccctccttccctttcctgcTGTCCATTGATTTGGACAGGCAACTCAGTCTTAATCGGAAGTTGTTCCGTCGCGCCGCGAGGTTCTTCCACGACTATAGGCTCCGTGCTGATTCccttcacttcttcttcaatttcgGCAGGAGGGGAGACTGTTTGCAAAGGGATGTCTGCATAATCATATGTGGCTTGAGCGTCTCCGGGGGTCGACACAAGCGTTGACGCGGGGTCCGTCGCGGGCACTTGCGCTTCTCCAGCGGTGGGAGAGGTAAACTGACTCCCAGAAAGGGGGGATGAttgggaggatgaggaggcGGCAGAAGCAGGGCTGGAAAGCGGGAACTTGAAGCCTCTGTCTTTCATGAGCAAAAGACTTGCCTGAAGTGATTACATATACTCACCTATCGAGTTTTCCATCGGCCTCTGGCTTAGGACTCCTAGACCTAGGGGCATCCTGGGCTTCTGGTCTGGGGCTTTTCACTCGGGGGACCTCACCAGCTCCCAaactttctcttctttgctcACTAAAGTCACCTGGAGCATGGCTGGGCAATGTGGGTGAAGCCGGAACCATGCTCATTCTAGCAATAGTTTCTGGGCTAGGCGATCTTGGggcgtcgtcatcatccctGATGGGTGATTGGGGGGCGGAGGGAATTGGAAGCGAGGCACGCTTGAGTGGGGAGGGCCGTCGGAAagggggtggtggagcGGTGTCAAGTGAAGCGTTGGATGgtagagatggaagaatgtAGTTGGAAATAGGGAACAGTCTATGTAACATTAGCGTTGAACAATCATGAGTAACTAGACATGACGTACTTGCGTTGATCGGCGACAGCGAACAACCATCCTGGCCCAACAACGGGTAaattcatcctcaacgCTTCTTGGTATTCGGGGTCCACTCCGCCCCCTCGACCATGCTCGTCACTGCCAACCATTGGGGTGGTGCAAACAAAGTGTGTGGTATCAAGCGCAACTTGAGGAGATTCGCGAGCTCCAATCTGCCGCAGGCAGTGACGAAGCTGGTCCACGAGTTGTGGTGGGTGCATAGGGCCAAAACATATCAAAAGACCAGTGAGATTGCTACATAGCTGTGAGCAGTTGGAGACACGTAGACCGTTGTAACTCACTCCATGGTATGTGTCCTAACACGAATTATGTTTGAGGGATATGTGCCAGCTGTAGTTTTCCTACGAGGTCGTTGGAGATAGGTTCCATGCTAAATATCGAGAGCACTTACAAGACAAGTTGGAAAGTGTACTCTTCACCACTTTGAAGACCGCCAGTCTTCCACTCGGTCTTTTCCTGTATTCCTCCACCATACTCTCCTCCTACCCTTCCCCAACGCTGCCCGTTCCGATGCATTTCCAAGCCTCTGAACTCCGCGCTACCGACATCTATCCTATCCCATTCAACAGTGACATTTGTCTGCGTAACATTTCGAAGCCTCACAACGGGAACCTTCGGAGGGATGCTGAAAGCATTCAAAATTGAATCCTGTAATTCTTTAAATGCTTTCTGAGCGGCATATTCAGCAGCGAGATCACGAGAGACTGTGATGGTGAGAATAGATCCAGGACCTAGAGGGGGTGCGTCAGGTGATGGGGTGGGTAAGAGGAGTGACGGGAACTCCAGCAGGTGAGCGTTTGgtccaagaagaatggcCTGCAATAATCTAAGCATCGTGCGCTTTTAGGTGTCTCTGCACTCACCATGCCAGCATCCAACTTGCCCAGAGTGAAGGTGACTACAGAGCTGTCAGCGGGGAGTACGATAGGGATTGACGTATCTTACACTGCtccatcttgcccttcGGAGAATTGCTTGCTATGGAGAGCCTTTTTGCATGTGCTACAGCTGTGGGGGAGGGCATTCTGGGATGGATGGGATAGTGGTGGACAAACAGACACGCGCAGCCTTGAACAACGCAACGAACGAAATTGATATGCTCAGACCGCGCCCTTGCCAGCCAGACGCGAATCCAGCAGCGGACTTGCACCCTTCTCCGCTCACATTCTCAACCTCTTGTCTCCgtctccattcttcttgcgTATGTGGTGTTCTTCATATAAATAGCGTATTATCTTTCTACCGTCTCAGAAAAATATCATTCCAATGCCTTCGCCAGCTACTTGCGAATCCACATACCTCGAGTTAAATGTTCAAACGAGGCGCACGGTCTAATGTCTGATCTTTTGCCCCGCTTTACTATCTGGGTTCGCGATTTCTATCAAGGGCCGAGTGTAAAGGGTGGACGCCTATTATTCCGTATATTAATAAGTCGATATGATGTTATGAGTTGTTTTGTGAGCGATGCATAACTTCGACTCGACAGGGAACGTTCGTTGAGCTGTGTGTTTGTCGGTGTTGTTGACTGCTGAATGGTGTACTTGCGCTGCTGCTCCTCGCGCTGGGTCCTCCATGGTGTGGCGTGATCGTTTTCGCCTTCCTGTTGGGCTGCACGTTCAGCTTATAAAGGGATGCAGTATATGTTGCTTGCTTAGTTGCAAAGATGGTATCACACGACTTATACATACATGCTGAGTGCTAAACTAATGTTGATAAATGGGTCACTGTTTGGCGAAAAACAGGCCCGCGTCTATTATTACAACGAACGCTACCTCAAGGGTAGTTTATAGCCCGGGATTATTTCTTGCAAGGCCTGGCTCCAGAAAAAGCTCCCTTGCTGTGCTTAGTTCCCTTCCGCGCTAACACCATTTTCTCAGacatttcttccctttttcccttgcaCCAGATCCTcactctttctccttgcATCCTAGCGGCGACGCCCATTCAGCAAATCCCGCCCcgccctctcttccccccACTCTCTTTGCCCCTCCGCTCTTAACGCAATAGTCGCCTTATAGTCTACCACGCTTCCTTATCCTTACTCTTCCTAT
This Cryptococcus neoformans var. neoformans JEC21 chromosome 9 sequence DNA region includes the following protein-coding sequences:
- a CDS encoding conjugation with cellular fusion-related protein, putative; protein product: MPTRRRPSQHEERDPSDEVAQQQGMDVELLTPHSSPSTSRPDSLLHNSPRDSPHPTSRLPSFETSTSIPRSNGQEDATYGSRPNLKVRWRSKLGEDYRTDTRSFHSPRPSTAPSEEEIAAVRRSVTSIFRRPQGYSPRQSRSDLESGPPGSRSSVLSFESDSFVQPRPMKRRASSRRSSAGSWASSDNDSDYDAQVGTGGILSALLGLYGNEASYKKRKALRSLLRRSDKDNEDSHRGRARKRWSTESLFALPSRNSSRSASRSVSRGATSAPDGPEVARRMRDEREKVHRNRRHQRLPHRSQDLNQPYIPSARYSNPLQPAPNVTAAQRFRTFMTGRSAPATLLGAPDAVDHSKSQEESRYRTMAALLITTNSLMSIGSPILAHVAPASGQEGESSGGHRKISWYESVAEKERAEQEREQKEEHDLGLIDGEEDNIRAMEEGMCGGKRKRKRTRGKRIQREMAVTKHVSNLIQRKKFIEELAKAVVNYGAPAHSVEAWLASTADILSVEASFVYLPTVLLVAFRDTDVHSTDVLFIRPSGGLELYRLSLVHEVYRRVTHDKISASQGRRALKRIGRETLPYSRLTLILTAAVASAISARVAFSGSFIDILMSGALGALFTLVQFTVSKENRVFSNIFEIGMAGILSFVARGLASSKYFCYESLASASIVLILPGWHICLGALELGSKNIIAGGIRLVWAVVYTLFLSLGLGIGSEIWDSFGPPQPGNDSNSSDATEVQCYRDPNWDYWWYTEPSDWWLFLLVPVFAFSLAVWFRADWRSKDIVVMVLVACAGYVVNYFLSGQISQINVTSAVSAFAVGVLGNLYSRLGRGSAFPSMVCGILLLVPNAIAAAGGLATNSIDQSDSTNSNNEQEINTAVIVSIRMILVGVGLAVGLFASTVAIYPFGKTRRYIFSY
- a CDS encoding expressed protein, which translates into the protein MSANEQIRQNEQAINSYAAKAGAGRQSDSTVDSGVNEQVTAQFPGSTVQVGGTKRGENPPIPDEEGGGINPGTGHQTKAQDFEGPGGPEEKQARTAYQRPGDQNVPNFLEQGQ
- a CDS encoding cell wall chitin catabolism-related protein, putative — translated: MPSPTAVAHAKRLSIASNSPKGKMEQFTFTLGKLDAGMAILLGPNAHLLEFPSLLLPTPSPDAPPLGPGSILTITVSRDLAAEYAAQKAFKELQDSILNAFSIPPKVPVVRLRNVTQTNVTVEWDRIDVGSAEFRGLEMHRNGQRWGRVGGEYGGGIQEKTEWKTGGLQSGEEYTFQLVLKTTAGTYPSNIIRVRTHTMDNLTGLLICFGPMHPPQLVDQLRHCLRQIGARESPQVALDTTHFVCTTPMVGSDEHGRGGGVDPEYQEALRMNLPVVGPGWLFAVADQRKLFPISNYILPSLPSNASLDTAPPPPFRRPSPLKRASLPIPSAPQSPIRDDDDAPRSPSPETIARMSMVPASPTLPSHAPGDFSEQRRESLGAGEVPRVKSPRPEAQDAPRSRSPKPEADGKLDRGFKFPLSSPASAASSSSQSSPLSGSQFTSPTAGEAQVPATDPASTLVSTPGDAQATYDYADIPLQTVSPPAEIEEEVKGISTEPIVVEEPRGATEQLPIKTELPVQINGQQEREGGKAQTIDEAVKEFENVVSGGASNLHAESIASPIPIENVETATHPDAEYHAADLPQTEPSKNPEPLEHRAAPSEEALSEESTAKKAEANVLPEVVESVQLIPVEDGTAGKDMDLESRPAEDIVKANSSHSPAKKEEDTPSNIEQPKEAIIAESEPQSDIIPENATPTASTPARSSQSTPVSKSQKKKNKKKKKAQASAAAAAPREESEANGNGEGLEDVDLN